A genomic stretch from Telopea speciosissima isolate NSW1024214 ecotype Mountain lineage chromosome 7, Tspe_v1, whole genome shotgun sequence includes:
- the LOC122667503 gene encoding magnesium dechelatase SGRL, chloroplastic gives MACHTATLSSSPRRNVFSFEKKPISSQISFYKRPIPALISSLNRRASYKYNPLVFQAARLLGPPARFEASKLKVVFMAEAIENYTEIVPRTYILSHCDMTANLTLAISNSISLDQLKGWYNKDDVVAEWRKVKDELFLHIHCHVSGPNDLLDIAAEFRYHIFTKELPLVLKAMLHGDSNLFKEHPELMETPVWVYFHSSSKKYNCVEFWGALKDAAERTEEHQLQRLLSSGQEVYHPSREKRGSPKSILQALVLFLL, from the exons ATGGCCTGCCATACCGCAACTCTATCTTCTTCCCCCAGGAGGAATGTGTTCTCCTTCGAAAAGAAGCCAATCTCTTCCCAGATTTCCTTTTACAAGAGACCCATCCCTGCATTGATTTCTTCTCTAAACAGGAGAGCCTCTTACAAGTACAATCCCCTTGTTTTCCAG GCTGCTAGGCTTTTGGGGCCTCCTGCAAGATTTGAAGCTTCAAAGCTGAAGGTGGTTTTCATGGCAGAGGCGATTGAAAATTATACTGAAATTGTCCCAAGAACATACATTCTCTCTCATTGCGATATGACAGCCAATTTAACCTTAGCCATCTCCAATTCCATCAGCCTTGATCAG TTGAAAGGATGGTACAACAAAGATGATGTGGTGGCTGAATGGAGGAAGGTTAAGGATGAACTTTTTCTGCACATTCACTGCCATGTGAGTGGTCCCAATGACTTGCTAGACATAGCTGCTGAGTTCAGATACCATATCTTCACCAAGGAGTTGCCTTTG GTACTGAAGGCAATGCTACATGGAGATTCTAACCTTTTCAAAGAGCATCCAGAGCTAATGGAGACTCCGGTTTGGGTGTATTTCCATTCTAGTTCAAAGAAGTACAATTGTGTAGAATTTTGGGGGGCCCTCAAGGATGCTGCAGAG AGAACGGAAGAGCATCAACTGCAGAGGTTATTAAGTTCAGGTCAGGAAGTTTATCATCCTTCTCGAGAGAAGAGGGGAAGCCCAAAATCCATCCTACAAGCTCTCGTGTTATTCCTCCTTTAA